The following is a genomic window from Pyxidicoccus trucidator.
TGGCACTGAAGGCGGACGACACTGTCTGGGCCTGGGGCCGGCGGCCGGGATGGTTCCTCGCCCCGATTCTCTCCCAGCTTACGGACTGCCAGAGCATGACCGCAGGCTACCTCTACTCGCTGGCGCTGAAGGCGGACGCCACCGTCTGGGCTTGGGGCGACAATTCGAACGGCCAGTTGGGTGACGGGGTGCTTCCCGAGCGTGGTGCGCCAAACCAGGTGCCCGGTCTCACTGGCGTGGCAGCCGTGGCCGCGGGCTATCACTACGCGCTGGTGGTGAAGGCGGACGGCACCGTCTGGGCCTGGGGCGACAATGGGTCAGGCCAGCTGGGCGATGGGACGAACACCCAACGGCCGACGCCGACGCAGGTGCCCGGTCTCACCGGCGTGGCGGCCTTGACCGCGGGCTCAAGCCACGCGCTGGCAGTGAAGGCGGACGGCACCGTCTGGGCCTGGGGCTCCAACACTTCCGGCCAGCTGGGCGATGGGACAAACACCCAGCGGTTGACGCCGACGCAGGTGCTTGACCTCACCGGCGTGGCAGCCGTGGCCGCGGGCGCAAGCCACTCGTTGGCGCTGAAGGCGGACGGCACCGTCTGGGCCTGGGGCACGAATGCGGACGGCCAACTGGGCGATGGGACAAACACCCAGCGGCTGACGCCCACGCAAGTGCCCGGTCTCGCCGGCGTGGCAGCCCTGGCTGCTGGCCGGTTTTTCTCGCTGGCGCTGAAGGCGGACGGCACCCTCTGGGTCTGGGGCGACAATTCGTACAACCAGCTGGGTGATGGGACGCTCACCGATCGTCTGACGCCGACGCAGGTGCCCGGTCTCACCGACGTGGTGGCTCTGGCTGCGGGCAACGTCCACTCGCTGGCGGTGAAGGTGGACGGCACCGTCTGGGCCTGGGGCGAGAATGGATACGCCCAGCTGGGTGATGGGACGTACACCAGCCATAGGAGGCCCACGCAGGTGCCTGGCCTCTCAAGCGTGGTCACCCTGGCCGCGGGCTACCAGCACTCGCTGGCGATGAAGGCGGACGGCACCGTCTGGGCCTGGGGCAGTAACCTGGAAGGCCAGCTGGGAAATGGTCGCTCGCAAAGCCAACTGTTCCCGGAGCAAGTCTGGTGAGTTGTAGAAGTACGACGGCCAGGTAGAGGAAGCCGCTCCAGGTAGGCAAACCGGATGCTGTAGGCTCCTCGCGTAGCCGGAACAGGTCCGCACGAGGAGTGGCAATCATGTCCAGCAAGGTCTCACCGTTTCTCTGGTTCAACGACAGCGCGGAAGAAGCCGCTGAGTTCTACCTCAGCGTCTTTCCGCAGGCGCGCAAGGTCACGGAGCTGCGCTCGAAGGGCGTCGGGCCCTGGCCGGAAGGCAAGATCGCGACCATCGTCATCGAGCTCGAAGGCCAGGAGATGACGTTCATGAACGGCGGGCCCGCGCACCAGCTCACCCCGGCGTTCTCGTTCTTCGTGCGGTGCGATTCGCAGGAAGAGCTCGACGCGTACTGGGAGAAGCTGATGGCGGGTGGTGGAAAGCCCATGGCCTGTGGCTGGCTGACCGACCGCTTCGGCCTGTGCTGGCAGGTCGTGCCACGCAATGTCGAGGAGCTGCTGCGCCATCCCAAGGCCATGCAGGCCATGATGGGCATGATCAAGATGGACATCGCGGCGCTGGAAGCCGCGGCGCGTGAGCGCTGAGCGCTCTGTGCCGTCACCTCATTGACGGTTCACCATCGCTGAGAAGGCGTCCGAGGTGCCGATGGCGGAGACGCCCGTGGTCACCAGGGTACCCGCCACCGCCACCGTGTAGCCGGCCTTGACGCCCACCGTCAGGAGCCACTCAAGGCGCGCTCAAGGCCTGCACGACCAGCACATCCAGCTCGATGACGTCGCCCGGGGCACCCTCGGTGCCCGTCACCTCCACCCACACCCGCTCCGTTCCGGCCGGGGCCGTCAGCTCGCGAGCAGTTCGAACCCACTCCGCGGAAAGCACCGGGCTGGAGAGCACGTCCGACCGCAGCTCCTCGCCGCTCGCCTCGAGCCATCTCACCCGCATCTCGGCGACCAGTGAGCGCTCCGGCGTCCCGCGGGCCCAGAAAGAAGCGCGGTGCGCTCCCGCGGATGCGACAAATCCCGGCGAGTTGTCGAGATGGACGCCCCAGCCGTACAGCTCGGTCACCTCCACGCGCATGCCCGCTTCGCCAGCTCTCGCAGCGGTGGGCTCTCTCGAGACGTTCACCGAGTACCAGGGGACCCACTGTCCGAGCCCGGTCTCGAGAGACGCCGTCTCGGCGTCGAGCAGATTGGAGGTGGGGGGATGGTCGATGATGGCAGGCTCGCAGGCGGTGAGCGCAGCGACCAGCGACAGCACGCTCCAGCGCCCTGGTCTCATCGCCCTGTCTCCCCGTCACGGGCCTGACAGGACAGCGTCTCACGGGCACGCTGGACTGCCTCTGCATAGCGCCCACGCGGGAACTGTCGTTCGTGGCGGGCCCAGTGCGCACAGGCGCGCTGCGCGTCCTTGAGCTGGTGCGTGAGCAGCGAGCCCAGCTCGAAGCTGAGGCGCTCCCGCGTCGCTATGGGCTGCTTGCGCATCGCCGCCTCGAGGTGCCGCGCCGCTCGCTCGAACTCGTGCCGACCGCGAAGGACCTCCAGCTCTCGCAAGACTTCCTCCACGCTCGGGGCACGGCCTGCCGCGGCGGGGGGGCGGGAGGAAGCGACCTCCGGGCTGGGCGGCGCCGGGGGCTGGGGCGGCTCCGGCTCGGGCGACGCCAGCCCGCGACGTGCTGGCTCGGCGGGTTCGGCCACCGGCCACCCCAACGTCTGCCCCGGCCGAAGCGGAACCACCTCACCCGTGAGCCGACGGAAGACAATGGCGCCTTCGTGCAGGGTGACCGCTCCTCCCGCTTCCCGCTCCTCCACCGTGAAGCGCGTGCCCATGACCTCAATCGCCCCACCCGACACGAGCACGACAGCGGGGGAGGCCCCTGGCTTTCGGCGCTCCACCGAGAACTCCGCGCGGCCGCGGACCAGTCGCACCCCCGACGGCTCGCGACGAACGACGAGCGGCCCCAGGTTCCGAAGGGCGAGGCCCCGGGCGTCGTCCACCAGGGCGGCCTCACCCCTCTGGATTTCCACCCCCGCGGCGTCTTCCCGCACCCTCAGGTCGGCAGTGGCCTGCGCGACTTCGAGCCCCCCGAGCGAGCGTGCGGACGGAGCGCTCCAGAAGTACACCGCGAGGGCCAGCGCCGCTGCCGACGCGGCGAGCATCCACCCCACGGGGCGCCTGTACCGTGCCGGCTTCGGCTCGCGGGCGCCCCGCAGCCGAGACTCCAGCCGGGCCCGGGCGGCCGGGGACATCCCCTGCTCGCGGCGGAGCTGGTCTTCACGCCGGAGCTCGGCGCGGAAGTCACGGGGCTCCATCGTCCACCTTCCATCCCCACGCCGCCAGGCGGCCCTGGGCGCGGCTGATCAACTTCGACACGTAGCCCTCCGACAGCGAGAGGAGCTGGGCAATCTCGCGCTGGCTCAGGTCATCCAGCATCTTCAAACCCATCACCACCCGCTCCTGTCCCGGCAAGCGGTCCAGCGCCGCCGTGGCGCTGCGCACCGCCTCTCGCCGCTCGAGGGCCGCCTCGGGCGTGGACTCCGTCTCCGTGCGCTGCGACGGAAAGAGGAGGGCGGCGAGGCGCCGTTGAAACGTGTTCTCGCGCCGCAGGGCGGAGAGCGCCACGTTCTGCGTGACGCGAAACAGCCAGCCCCTCACGTCCTCCTCGCGCAGCCAGGCCCGGTGCTCCCAGGCCTTGAGGAAGACATCGTGCGTCACGTCTTCGGCCCAGCCCGAGCGGCCCGCCGCATACCGCATGGCCCAGAAGAAGACATCCTCGGCGTGCTCCTCGTAGAGCGTGTCGAACGACACAGGGCGGGCAGGCACGGCAGGCAGGGCCTTGGAGTGGGGGGCGCGCGACATCCATCACCTGGGCACCTACGGTTGGCGCCGGAGAAACTTTCCTCGGAGGTTACGGCCACCAGGAGAGGCTGGCGCCGGTTTCGAGCCTCGCGCCACCCCGCGACCACAGCGTTGCGCCTTCGTTTACATGAGTCACCGGCCTCAGCAGGCCCAGGGCCACGCGCAGCTCCGCCGCGAGGCGCTCGGTGAACCTCCACCGGAGCTTCATCCGGGCCCAGCCCGCGGGAGACACCTGCGTACCGGACCGGGCCGACACCCAGGAGGCCGCGAGCTGGAAGGTGTGGAGGACGACGCCCGCGCCCACGCCAGGTTCGAGCTGGAGGCGCTCCGTCGCGGAGAGTCGATAGCTGAAGAAGGCCCCACCTTGCACCTCGAGCACGGTCAACTCCGCGCCGCGAGACACCCCGAGCCCCGTCTCCGCCTCGAGGCCGAGCGCCCCCAGGCCGCGCCTGATGGAGAGCAGGAGGTGTGGGTCGGCGGCGGGTCCACGCCAGAGCGAACCCAGGCCCAGGCTCAGGTCCAGCTCGGAGCTGCGTGGGGCGGAAGCCACCGCCACGGGAGGCTGGGGCGCGGGCTCGGGAGGCACGGGCGCGGACGGGGGCGGCTCCGGCTCGGGCTTCAGCGCCCGCGCCAGCTCGGAGAGCTTCTGGGCGATCTCCAGATGAAGCTCCGCGAGCGAACCCCGCCCCACTCGAACGCGCTGCTCGGCCCGTTGCCGCGGCCCGACTGCCTCGAGCCGCAATCCTTCTGGAGCGCGGCTTGCGCGCAGTCGAAGCTGCGCCGGGCTCTCCGGAGAGACGACCGCGAAGCCCTCCTGTATCAACCGGATCGCCACCTTTCGCTCCAGCTCCACACCGTCCCACCGCCGATAGTCCTGGTCGGACAGGGGGCGAAGGTCGAAGGAGACGGACACCGCCGGGGCCTGGGCCAGGAAGACGAGGGAGAGCGCGCTGAGCAGAGCGGTCATGCGGTGACAGTGAGAGTACCGCCGACCGTGGATCACAGCCAGCGTCGGCCGCCCGTGCGCTCCGGCTGCCAGCCCTCACGGGGAGGAAAGTTTTTTCGGCCGCGCGCGTAGTGGGGGGCATGACGTTTCCACGCTACGTGAGCCTCCTGCTTCTTTGCGCTGGCGCGGTCGCCTGCTACGGCACCGTCGAGCAATCAGGTCCCGGCGGAGAAGACGA
Proteins encoded in this region:
- a CDS encoding RNA polymerase sigma factor — its product is MSRAPHSKALPAVPARPVSFDTLYEEHAEDVFFWAMRYAAGRSGWAEDVTHDVFLKAWEHRAWLREEDVRGWLFRVTQNVALSALRRENTFQRRLAALLFPSQRTETESTPEAALERREAVRSATAALDRLPGQERVVMGLKMLDDLSQREIAQLLSLSEGYVSKLISRAQGRLAAWGWKVDDGAP
- a CDS encoding FecR domain-containing protein, coding for MEPRDFRAELRREDQLRREQGMSPAARARLESRLRGAREPKPARYRRPVGWMLAASAAALALAVYFWSAPSARSLGGLEVAQATADLRVREDAAGVEIQRGEAALVDDARGLALRNLGPLVVRREPSGVRLVRGRAEFSVERRKPGASPAVVLVSGGAIEVMGTRFTVEEREAGGAVTLHEGAIVFRRLTGEVVPLRPGQTLGWPVAEPAEPARRGLASPEPEPPQPPAPPSPEVASSRPPAAAGRAPSVEEVLRELEVLRGRHEFERAARHLEAAMRKQPIATRERLSFELGSLLTHQLKDAQRACAHWARHERQFPRGRYAEAVQRARETLSCQARDGETGR
- a CDS encoding VOC family protein, with the protein product MSSKVSPFLWFNDSAEEAAEFYLSVFPQARKVTELRSKGVGPWPEGKIATIVIELEGQEMTFMNGGPAHQLTPAFSFFVRCDSQEELDAYWEKLMAGGGKPMACGWLTDRFGLCWQVVPRNVEELLRHPKAMQAMMGMIKMDIAALEAAARER